In a single window of the Elaeis guineensis isolate ETL-2024a chromosome 4, EG11, whole genome shotgun sequence genome:
- the LOC105042690 gene encoding L-type lectin-domain containing receptor kinase IV.2-like → MFPKVIFSFLILTLTTASAPGANFTYNGFDAAELWLDGIAEITPNGLLRLTDTRKLAMGHAFHPSPLRFRNSTTGNALSFSTSFIFAIIPEYQDVFGHGLAFVLAHSVNLSYALPSQYLGLFNPNNSDSSNQIVAIEFDTNMNPEFGDIDNNHVGIDVSSPKSINSSHAAYFTNDNGAGFKNLSLASSKPIQAWIEYSHMDGLLNVTLAPIDVTKPGVPCLSSNVNLSTLISDYMYVGFSSSVGTFKTSHYILGWSFKLSGKAQALDLSHLPSLPRVGSKSTLESWKIGLLIILAIVLLLIIITGTIFLVKRENKFREVFEDWELEYGPQRFCYKDLFLATMGFKDQQLLGAGGFGRVYKGVLPKTDIQLAVKQVSHESRQGMREFIAEIVSIGRLRHRNLVQLLGYCRRKGELLLVYEFMPNGSLDKFLFNKSKLMLSWGQRFQIIKGVASALYYLHEGWEKVVVHRDIKASNILLDDQMNGRLGDFGLARLYDHGTDPQTTHVVGTLGYLAPDLTKTGKATTSTDVFAFGGFLLEVACGRRPIEIRASEEEVVLVDKVLQCWKAGTILEARDPNLGNEYIVEEMEMVLKLGLLCSHPNSKSRPPMRLVMRILERDAPLPEMSEDGWDGEISAMGKEGFNDIGTSDSSLLSMSVCSASTMESVLLTGR, encoded by the coding sequence ATGTTTCCAAAAGTCATCTTCTCCTTTCTCATCCTCACACTCACTACAGCATCAGCACCAGGTGCCAATTTTACTTACAATGGATTCGATGCTGCCGAACTGTGGCTGGATGGTATTGCAGAGATCACGCCCAATGGCCTCCTAAGGCTCACCGACACCAGAAAGCTAGCCATGGGCCACGCCTTTCACCCATCTCCACTCCGTTTTAGGAACTCCACAACTGGTAACGCTCTCTCCTTCTCAACTTCTTTCATCTTTGCAATCATCCCTGAGTACCAAGACGTGTTCGGCCATGGACTTGCCTTTGTTCTTGCGCATTCCGTAAATCTGTCTTATGCCTTACCTAGTCAATACCTGGGACTCTTCAATCCAAACAATTCAGATTCTTCAAACCAAATTGTGGCCATCGAATTCGATACAAACATGAACCCTGAATTTGGTGATATTGACAATAATCATGTTGGAATTGATGTTAGCAGCCCAAAGTCTATTAATTCCTCGCATGCAGCTTATTTCACTAATGACAATGGCGCTGGGTTCAAGAACCTGAGCCTTGCGAGCAGCAAACCAATACAAGCCTGGATAGAATACAGTCACATGGATGGACTGCTTAATGTAACGTTGGCACCTATTGATGTGACCAAACCAGGTGTTCCATGCTTGTCTTCCAATGTGAATCTCTCTACTTTGATCTCGGACTATATGTATGTTGGTTTTTCTTCTTCGGTAGGCACATTTAAAACATCTCATTACATATTGGGCTGGAGCTTTAAGTTGAGTGGAAAGGCTCAAGCACTTGATCTCTCACATCTTCCCTCCCTCCCTCGCGTAGGGTCTAAATCGACCTTAGAGTCTTGGAAGATTGGATTGCTGATAATCCTGGCAATAGTTTTGTTGTTGATTATCATAACTGGCACGATCTTTCTTGTGAAGAGAGAGAATAAATTCAGAGAGGTGTTTGAAGATTGGGAGCTAGAATATGGACCCCAGAGATTCTGCTACAAGGACCTATTCTTGGCCACCATGGGATTCAAAGACCAACAGCTCTTGGGAGCCGGAGGTTTTGGTAGGGTCTACAAAGGCGTGTTGCCAAAGACTGACATCCAACTTGCAGTTAAGCAGGTGTCGCACGAATCAAGACAAGGCATGAGAGAGTTCATCGCAGAGATTGTTAGCATTGGCCGCTTGCGTCACCGGAACTTGGTACAGCTCCTCGGTTATTGCAGGAGAAAAGGGGAGCTCTTATTGGTCTATGAATTCATGCCCAATGGTAGTTTGGACAAGTTCCTATTTAACAAATCTAAGTTGATGCTTAGTTGGGGACAAAGATTCCAAATAATCAAAGGTGTAGCTTCCGCGCTTTATTATTTGCATGAAGGTTGGGAGAAGGTGGTTGTTCACAGAGACATCAAGGCTAGCAACATCCTGCTAGATGATCAAATGAATGGAAGACTAGGTGATTTTGGCCTGGCAAGACTTTATGATCACGGAACTGATCCCCAGACTACACATGTAGTCGGGACTTTGGGTTACCTTGCACCAGATCTCACCAAGACTGGCAAGGCAACTACAAGCACAGATGTGTTTGCCTTTGGTGGATTTTTGCTTGAGGTGGCTTGTGGAAGAAGGCCAATAGAGATAAGAGCATCAGAAGAAGAAGTAGTGTTAGTGGATAAAGTTCTGCAGTGCTGGAAGGCAGGGACTATTTTGGAGGCAAGGGATCCTAACTTGGGGAACGAATATATTGTCGAAGAGATGGAAATGGTGCTAAAGCTTGGCCTTCTTTGCTCCCACCCTAACTCCAAGTCTCGGCCTCCTATGCGGCTGGTGATGCGAATACTGGAACGCGATGCTCCCCTGCCTGAGATGTCTGAAGATGGTTGGGATGGTGAGATTTCAGCTATGGGGAAGGAAGGCTTTAATGATATTGGTACGTCAGATAGTTCACTGTTAAGCATGTCTGTCTGTTCAGCATCAACAATGGAATCTGTTCTCTTGACAGGCCGTTGA